The nucleotide sequence TTTCGTTATGACGCATAGGTGAAGAACTTAATTTTACCCGCATAACCTTACCTGAACATTCCGGGATTTTTACCAAGTTTACTACCGCTTTTTATGTATTATTTATGGGGAAGATGCCTTCTTGGCAATACCACATATTAGCAATACCACATAGGAGAAAAACATGACTGTAGAAATTCAAGAAAATGAGGTGAGGGCTGCGGCCGCCGGAGAGGGAATACACTATCCTTCGTTGTCCAGCTGTATGTCGATCACATGTATTCTGAATAACGGCAGTAAGGTCGGTGCCCATGCATATCAATTTGGTGACAGTGGAATAACGTTGATCAACCGGATGAAGGTGTTGATCGGCAATAACCCGGTAGCCGCTGTCAAAGCCAAGGGCCACGGAGGCTGTTGGGGAAAAAACCTACAATCTCAGCTCGAACTAGCGCCAGAGGCAATACAGCAATGGAGAAACGCCAATCCGAATATCAACCGGGAACCTACCGACCTGGAGCTTATACCTTATCTGCAACCACTTTTTATTACCGCCGAACCGGTAGTATTTAAAAACTGGCTTAACACGCAATTCAACATCCAAACCGCAACATTTACCGATATGAGCATTGACGGCAATGTCGATATCAATGCCGCCGGTAATTTCTATTGATAATTCGGCGCGTCAACACCTACCATAACCGATAATAATAGTTCATCCGCTTTCCGGCTGAAAGAAAAAATAAGAAGGAAAAAAACATAGAAAAACCGGTAATAATCGTTAATAAAACAGGCAGAATGAAATAATCCATCCTGCCTGTTTTATTTACGATTAATACAGCCAAATCACCGAGCGCTCTTTTCGTCATGAACTGCATCAGCAATACTGTCTTTTATTAACTAAACCTCCGCACTAACGATATGGTAAAGAAGGTCACTTAATAAAGGAAAACCCATGATTCACGCCGCTATCGATTACCTCACCAGGCAATTGAACCGATATTTGAAAAACACCCTGAATCTGCATGACGACGTCGTGGTAATAACCAATCCGGCCGATGACGATGGCAAGATGTTTCCGCTGGCGAAAAATAAGCTGGTGGTATTTTTGTCGAATATTGAAAGGGAAACGCTGACGCACCGGAGCAATGCCGCCAATCCCGACAATCGCTTCGTGGTCGCTACGCCGCCGTTATACGTTCGGGTTTCTATGGTGGTGGCGGCAAATTTTACCGGCGCACAATACACGCAAGGATTACAGGTGATCGCCCATGCGATGGCGTTCCTTCATAAGAATGCCCAGCTTAACCGTTATAACGCCCCAGATATGGACGAGGCAATTGAGCAAATATTATTAGAAATGGACAGCCTGCCGCGCCATGAACTCGGAAATATGTGGAACATGCTGGGAATCCGCTATTTGCCGTCGGCGGTATATCGCCTGCGGGTGAAAATTGCCGACAGCCAGGCGATTCAGTCTCAGTCGGAAGGCGTCAGGCAGTTGCATACTGTCGTGACAAAGGATTACGTGACCAAGGATTAACCGCCCATGAGCGATTACGGCCTGCTGTTTCAATTGCGTATCGAGCATGAATTCTTTGCCGGCTGCGCCAGCCTGCCGTTTTATGGCCAACTGGCGCCGCACAGCCAGCCGGCGGCGACCCGCGCCGGGCTGCTGATTAAACCGCGGGCCGACGGGCTGATAGTGCTGGCGGAGCGGGCGCAGAGCGCGTTGTTCATGACAGAAGCATTGTTCATGACAGAAGCATTGTCCATGACGGAAGCGTTATCGTTGCGGTGGTGGTTTCGCAGTCGGGAGCCCGACTTTTTCGGCTATACCGCGATACCGGGGCGGGCAGAGCGGGATACGCCGTATTTTCAGTACAGGCTTAGCGGGACGGAACCCGGCGAGGTGTACTTGCAGGCGGCCAGCGCAACGGCGCCGGAAGGAGCCGTCAATCCGCCCTTTAGTCCGCGCGTCCGGACGGCGGACCTGCTCTGGCTGGTTGATATCGATATTAGCGCCGCCGCCATTGCCGCGTTCGTCAGCCAGCGGGGGGCGCCGTTATTAATTGTGCCGTTTCACAGCCAACGGCGGCGCTGGAAATACCTGTTCACCGCGCCGTATGTGAATGCGCAATCGCGTATTCAGGATAGCCGTCAGGATAATCAGTTTGATTATCTGGGAACCGAAATACTGGCTAACGGCCAACGCGCGCTGGCGTTTATTTCCCGGGAGCGATTAAACATACAGAAAAAATCTGATTACCATTTTCAGCTTTATCAGGAAAACACATTATTAATTGACCCATTGCCGGTGGCGACGCCACTTAGCCTGTGTCGATTAACCACTAAAAAGACCTCAGAAGTCGTAGCGGAAATTATTGTTAACTGACATACCGACTTTAAAAAATGCAATAAAGACCAATAAGAAAACACAAGCTATTAGCCTATTAACCGGAGCAGGCACCATCCTATTTATCGGCACCACAAGGCACGGGGTGGTTATATCTCTCAAGCAGAAGGAATCAAACTATGGGCGTGATGAAAACCCCGGGCGTTTATATTGTCGAAAAAAATGCCTTCCCCAATTCAGTGGTGGAAGTC is from Dickeya dianthicola NCPPB 453 and encodes:
- a CDS encoding DUF4255 domain-containing protein, producing MIHAAIDYLTRQLNRYLKNTLNLHDDVVVITNPADDDGKMFPLAKNKLVVFLSNIERETLTHRSNAANPDNRFVVATPPLYVRVSMVVAANFTGAQYTQGLQVIAHAMAFLHKNAQLNRYNAPDMDEAIEQILLEMDSLPRHELGNMWNMLGIRYLPSAVYRLRVKIADSQAIQSQSEGVRQLHTVVTKDYVTKD